A window of Bactrocera dorsalis isolate Fly_Bdor chromosome 4, ASM2337382v1, whole genome shotgun sequence genomic DNA:
ATTTATATAAAGCTGGCTCAAAGACACAGCCATACATACTTTCAtgttattatttcaattattttttaattgttaaacaTTGTTTAacagcaattttattttatatgaggGTCGTGAACTTAAGGCGGACAAATGCTTATAAAACAATGAGCTGTAATAtgagtaaaatgaaaaaaaagcaaaaaataatcgaaaacaacaaaaatttgggTTAAGATGtgttaataaagaaataaaagtcAGTAGTTCCACATAGAAAGTATTCCAGAACTAAGCATGAATGgattgaaaaacaaatataatagtaAGGTAAGCAGTTTAGAATCAGTAAACATAGATATTATAATCAAGCGTAAACATCAGATATCAAggaacaaataacaaaaagacaGATACCATAAGCAGAAACCAATACTGAAACACTTTGGATAAGACAATTTCTGAAAACGTAGATGATTAAAGTAAAACATTATCAAGgcaaaaaaccataaatatatataaataactgaaGAAACcacgaaaaacgaaaatcaaagTTGAGAGATAACAAGTATTAAACAAGAATATCAAACTTGATAGTTGGGAAATCAAAGATTAtggaaaatatatgcaaatatattaaagttcaaaagcaaaataaaaacagtgAGATATGAGGGTTGAAAGATCTTATTTTCCTTTCATTTTGAAAACtcatttgggtctaagaaaagtgaaagcgagATTGGTTCCCaaatcactaaatattttcGAGAAGCAGCGTCTCGTTAACGTCTTTTAAACAATGCTGCCCGACCAGCACGAAGTCATAAAACATATTACTACTGGCGataagtcttggatctatgctaaAGACTCGAAAACATACCATACAATCAAATCAAACCGCTTCGTGTAAACTGTTTTGGGTCTgttgaagatattaaaattgaatcgctacgcgcattgaaggttATTACgcaaattgactttaacaactgtttcgaggattggaaaggACGTTGGCACAAGCTGCCAAGGTGATATTACTTTGAGGGAggcgacatagattttgaagaacaagaatttaaaaaataggaacaaagtttggttttttgttgcttacagtagtatatattttataggaccTCCGACGATTctttctgggtattacaaacttagtgttctgggtataaaaattattaattcccCAACAGTTTTCGAGATGAGTGTGATACTTAATGCAATTATGAGCACATCAGGACTTATACATACTTTCCAATGTGTAAATATAACAATTACACagaggtgaaaacgatgattattgccttttttgatagccgggAATCGTCcgcaaagaattcgttccaccggggaaaactgaatcaagtctactattgccaagtactcgaaagattgcggaaacgagtcaacagggtgcgcccagataTCGCttgtaactggatccttcatcacgacaacgcgccgtgccacaccgcccttagcgtgtcccagtatttggcctctatagggatcgccgtgttgccacagccgccttattcgcccgacatgtcaccctgtgacttttttttgtttcctaaaacaaaatcggtggtcaaaggaacccattttgagtcgattacggacatccaggcggccgtgacgagggtactcgcggacatcccagtcgaagcgatccagaaatgttacgaagcatggaaaacgcgctggaatcgctgtatgggggggatggcagagttgtagaataattttcgaatatacgatttttatggaatcagtctcattacttaattgtcatacctcgtatgcaTATCATATGTATTCTCTTATGTAATCCATGTATGACAGCACAACAGCTACATAATACATAAGATTACAAGCATGtctttttgtataattataaatacatatgtatatgcgtgtgtatgtgcacCTTGAAGAGCTGTTAGAACATATCAAATGTCATAAATCTGATTAATTATTTGCATTgcataattatatacaaaattataattaccaAGAGTCTAAACGGCAGTGAATGTGTTTTATGCAAAGTAGcttcatatatgcatatgtacaaatgtacatatgtgtgttgaCAAGTATtagtatgagtgtatgtgtgcgcacaGCTGTTCAGCGCCGCGAAATGAATGATGCCATTCACTCGCGGCATATATTCATTTTCAGTTTGAGGGAGTGGTATGcgaattttatatgtatgtgtgtgtgtaagtatataAGTGAGTGCACGAGTCGCAATAATTTTGAACGGTAtctgtatgtgcgtgtgtttaaCTAAATACTGGCAATAATTAATATCCTCCGCGAAAGTTTTAATGAGCCGTAAACTGCTTAAATTTTGCAGTTGATTCAAGGCGAAGGAGTTCAAGGAATTGTGTGTGATTGTTCCAGTTCTCTGTTGAAATTTTAGTTGTTTAAGTAATTTTGATTGATTTCTAAGTAGCGTATAAGACGTTTTTCGCGCAAATAGAAACTAGCATCAATCGGAGGTATTAAAAGATGTTAAGACCTCTTTGCCAATTTGATTTCTGCGCTCTTTTCCAACTTTACTCATCTTCTACGCTAGAATATCGCCTTTTCGGAAGGAAACTATTAGTAAATGACATCAGAACACTATGTTCCTTTGTAGACTTCAAGTCTGTTAGATCTTAGAAATTTGCTTTCGAGTTCACTTCTCTTTAAATGAGATTTAAAAGACTGAACTGGAAAAAAACTAGCACTTCTCCAATTCAGTGGTGCTCAAAACCTCTAACTCCAGCTGTTACGTCCTCCTACAGGACCTCCATAGATAAGTAATGGATATCACCTTTAGCTACATGCTTTTCAGATTCAAGTAATTGAAGTTTCTCAATAAAATCTCCATCTCCAGCTGATATCAAGTGTTTaatgtttaagtcttgacctgcCAAACGCAGGACAGTCAAGAAGAAAGTTTTGGGTTGTTTCCAGCTCAACTTCTTCTATAGAGATTCTGCAGATTTCTCTGCTATGATTCCCAACCTTAGTGCCTGTTAAAATAGAGTAAaggcctgttaaaagccccacaactagggagaagCTAGCAAAGAGATCACTTGATCTCTTGTTCTTGGGACAAagggcttttgcgacagcgcatgtaccgatggtgaCCCAGCGAAATCCACCTATATAGCTGTGGACTATCACCGATACAAGTCTTTTCACAAAGACATTCGATGATATTGAATCTCCCTCAATAGGCAGTCTTGACCAACCTTGaatgcactgttaatgagttcaaacctagtatcgccgctttgctatctgagtggatggtcactacCCTGAAGAAGGCTGCATTACGGTGTACTAAATATACTTCTACCTCAaaggctgcaacctcggcttgggAGACActgaagtctgaagctggagttcaGCAGAGGATGTACCTGCTCAATGAGTTTTTTGATTTCCCATATTGAAATTCAGAATCATGGCTATTTTTACTGGACTGGAATTGATTCGTTGCATGGTTGAATATCTATTTCGAGCTctttgatattattattattacctaTGAGAATACATAGAGCCAGCTTCTATAAAAGACACTTTGAGACTtataaatcacatcacatcgcggtcTGAGAGTCACCACCAGCTGGCAGCTAGCTTCCTCTATATATCACCTTGTGACTTCCAACTCACAACACATCGCATGTCGGCGTGAGAGTCGCCATGGTTTTTTTACTAGTTTCGCCGATATTAAGGGTGGTTCTTCCTGTAAGTGGTTGGTAAACTATCAATACGGAGACTCACCGCTTCGCAGGTTTGACTTTGTCTGCCACCGAATGACGGGGCTTAAACAAAAGTCTCTATAGTTTTGCAGTTTATACCAGTCCGGTTTCGAATCTTAGAATATACGAAAATCAATCGCAGTAGACTCTTTTCCTTCTAATCTTCCAACGAAAGCTTTCCTCCAAAAACTTTTTGCACACATTTCATTCAGCAGGACATCAAGGATATCAATGTTAATAGCTTTTCGTTGAGTTGCCGACTTATCTTCCTTCCGGTAACTACTCAACTTGGACCAGCCTACTCGCAAGTATGCTTCACTTGCAGCTGCAAGCATACATATGCCAACTTACTGTTCATTGTAAGCAGATCCAAGCCATATATACAGACACTTATGTCCATTCAGCATGATTAGGATACAAAAGAAGTGCATGCAGCCTGTACATAAAGAAAATACTCGATTGTGGAGTACGTTGTATGTGTATGGCAGTGGATCTGTGGATGATACCTTTGTTAGAATATTGTATGGCCGTCCTTGGTTGCgtcaaataatttattcatatatatcactttgttgttgttggtttttgttattcctgattttttgtttgtttttgtaaccaACTGATTGTTTAGTGTATTCAGCATGAATATCAACGGAGGATATGCCAATACTTTGTTATAACAATAGGTGGAAAATCGAATAACGAAAGTAGTCCTTAAATGGATTAGGGTGGTACTAAATTTGTCATTTAAATAAGTGGTTTTAGTTTCACTCGAACAATTGCTAAGGAAAGCATTAAATTTATGATATATTACTTTTGCTTTGTATTCTGTAAAGTTAGGGTGTGGCATATTGGGTACAAAATGCATGTTATCCTTATAAGgcaacaaaaatttgaatttttttcgtatAAGTGTACAGTTCATGCGACTGAAGTTGTATcaaatagaagaaaaaatatcaaatacaaATTATGCCGCCTATTGGACTATTATTAGGGTTGTCTGAAATTTTAACCCTGGTCCTAATGAAAAACAGTCTTAGATTGTGtgatgcatacatatatatgtggctACAATGGTCTCCCGTAAACTGAAACGGAtcaattattacatattttaggACCACCCTACTACgaatatattttacttataaagCCTATTGTGTATATTAATTtaactaataataatttatacttCAAAATCTAATGTTTGCGTGCAGTAAaactaaactgaaaatatttcttctacactttagaaccaccctaatattaatattaccaaaattttttaattttaaaattttgagttaccgtaatattttttttagaaatatttctcTAAATGTTAAGTTTTGGCCCACTCTAAAATATTCTTTGGACATTTAtgtaccaccctaatatttacTTGTTGATACATACTATATTTTCATGCTTATCTGTATCTGTTATTGTACAAAGCTAAGGTTCTAAGGTTTAAGCTTTGGCAAACcagctcaaaaaatattttttggacatttaagtaccaccctaatacatatttgtagatacatatatattttcatgcttATCTGTATCTGTTATTGTAGAAATCTAAGATTTAAGCTTTGGTAAACGtactctaaaaatattttttggacacttaagtaccaccctaatatttatttgtagacATACAGATATATTTTCAAGCTTGTATGTAACTGTTGTTgtgtaaagcaaaaaaatccACTAAGTTTCAGCTTGCATGAAAACTATTTTCTTTGATATATTCATACTTTTTCCTGCTCCCTTTTACGTTCATTCTTCTTGCCTACACACAACTTCAATTGATTTATTATGCACTTGTAAAGGTATAggtgctttgttgttattgctgagTGTCCATTCATTTTGGTTTATGGAATTTTCGCAAATTCATGCAATGAAATTTCCTTTACTTCAGATAGCACGATTGCAGAGCGCACAACTACACACACTCTCagagaaacacacacacactcactaaCCGGTCGACCGTCCGACTCATTGATCGCATTGAAGTGATGAAACACTTgatttatattatgtattctaaGCGACATAACTTTGttatgctttttgttgttgcacatactatttgttgttgttcgttgtattgttgttgtcgacCACTTTTGTGTATTGACAGGAGATTTAAGCATCGTTTATCGTATCGAAAACAGGCCTATGAGTCATACTTGAGTGAGATATTTATTAGCCCTAAACTATCATAGTGACCTAGCCGTCATGCCACATACCTTAGTACTAATACAGACGCAGTAAGACTCGCATTCGTTTGACCAGAAAATAACTATGCCTATGAGTGCTGAATAGCTTATGATGGGCTGTCAGGCGCATATTAGTTGGTGATAGCTAAATTGGGTGTGAATTATTTAGGCATTCGCAGGAAATGAcaatttataaccaaatatAGGTGGGATGCTCTTGCTAAAGTTTGTAGCAAGCTAGGAGTTTTAGATGATTTGCTTCTCGGTTGTGGAACGGTTGGAGTTGTCATAACTGCTTCACAGCTTTGACTGGCATAAGACTTAGCGGAGTTTTTACATGTGTTTCTAATACTCAGTTAGTCGTGAGTCAGAGTCCGTAACTGATATTAGGTCTCCGAATGCATTTGCAATGCCGAAAAGGCTGTAAAAAGCCTTTTGTGGTGTTTTACGGTTTCTGAGACCGAGCTATTTTCTCTTTGAGCATCTTTCCAAAGGATTAGTCTTATAGTCAATCTTGGTAGATATTAATTAATCTTACAAAATTGACCAAAGTTGGTCAAAGAGGCGAAAGACTAAGCCATTCGTGCGTCTTCTTcgatctactgctggagaaaaaaTTCGTGCTGTAGAGCTGAATAAAGAGGGcacagccttgaaatccaacacagaataactcttacctatgggcgctacttcggactgagtaggtaattgaaaaataaagttttctcTCGACGAACTTAGACCAACTTCttaaagtcactcatcattctcgtcctgctatatgttgCTGAAggatggacgatgacaacatgcgatgagtcggcgttatgaGTTTTCAAGAAAAAGATTCttcgcgctgttgtaaactcgactcTATCCGGGTAAGCCGTGTGTCTAAACTCGTAACAATAAACAAGAAGAAGAACTCATCTATGTGCTGCGATTCAATCGAGTTTAACTTTTTGTAAATCTCGTTCACACGTCCCTCACTGCCTTCTTACTTCTATATCCAAGCATCTTAAAGTATCGTCTTCGAAATTTGCTGGGTAATATATTGTTATCAAGTTTTTTAGTATTAAAGCAGTCGGTTACCGGACCTTAAGAATGTCTGTTGCTTCTATGAGTGAGGAGACCTTTAAATAAACCTTATTAAGACTGAAAATCCAATGTGAGAGTGAATGTCTTATCTTCTCGTCGCTTCTCTGTtggttcatatatatatatgatatagtatTCACTTTTAAACTAAGACCAAGTACCAAGAGTCGATAGGTTGGTAGATGGTTATATACTACTTATGAGACATCTCCCTGCGATAAAACTATCGAAAGCACGGCTGCATATTTTAGAGATCTTTCCGGTCAACAGTCTTTGATTTCGAGCCAAAACTGTCGGTTCACTATACGGTCTCCAGGAATATCGATACTCTGTCAATGACTTAGACAGCTACGCATCCTAAAGCCTTGAATTACGTTCTGGAACAATATAGTCATGTTGATGgtgtatatatactttaaagTTCTTCGGTCTTAGCATTGAATGTGACTCGCTTTATCAGTCTTAAATCTGGTCAATTGAATACAAACTTATCTCCACAGAATTTGAGGCTTCGGAAGAAGACGGTTCGCGGGGAAGTGAATGCATATATTAAGGTCTCTCTTATTTAGCTTGGAATGGTTCCTGCCATTAGATCGTCGTTCAATGGAAGCTACAAATTTAGCTGCTTTCTAGAAGAATGATCTAGGTATATGCCAGTTTATATACAAAACAGACTCCACAAAACTCGAAAAGAATACTCAACAGCGGAGCAGTATTCGACAACTCCAAGGGCAAGGAGTTACTAAGCATGAGCGAAAAGAAGTTCTGCATATTCCTTGTCGGGTATAAATCTTGTGCGCTACTTTCCTTGTTGATCGTTCGATTTCTATTTCTAATTCTATTATCCTTTTTTGCACCTCTAAAAACATCCGAGTGAACTCGAATTTCTacagaaatatacataatataagtttttttaCTTTCCAAATACACATTACGATGGGGTCGCAGTCATCGCAAATGTGCATAATATGTCCTGTCACAGTATCCAAGGATATGTGCTTAATATATTATGCATGAGTCACACCAATTCCACACATATCATTTCCATATGAGTGATATAAAAAGATGTAAATCTTTGTTCTGccatttattttgttgcctttcttctcttattgttgttatttcgtatttttattgttgttaaccCATTCATTGATGAGGTAAATTGAAAGGTCTCGCTCATAGTACGCACCTTTTGAAgatttatttctttcattttagtgtgttgctgttgttgttaatgcCTTCAAGTGGAAAATATGCTCTCGTCGCTTGGGCTTGTGAAGCCAGACAGTGAAGTAATGAGATTTCATATTCAAATGTGTAAGAAACTGTGTTTGACAAACAAGATTTATAGGCGGCAACTgtattagaaaaatttatattttaataaattgtcttgaatatttttcttctgcAGTAAGTGTTTGTAAAAATTGCTCTCTATACTTTTAGAGCAGGGAAAGCGATAGAGAGAGTGCAGTTTTTTTGTCACGGTTTCGTCGAAGGAATTGCAGATTAAGACTTTTCAGTTTTTCCACAGCTTGGCTATCATTGTAGGCTAACTTTCCATAACAACCTCCTAGAAGCTCAATCTCAagattttctaaatattatcaAAGACTCTATCTTTAATTTTCCGCAGCTTGTAAAAAATGATATCTATTTAATCGTTGTGTCCAGCAGTATTCTCAGGAAATATAAGCAAATTGTGGCATCCTTCGACTACTGAACAAAGCAGATTTCCTAAGGGTGAAGCTTTTCCATCAATGTCTGATTATAAGATCTGCAGAAATTTTCGATTTGTTTTCGGACTAACGTCGTAAAAATCTTAAACTCATTAAGGATAAGTCAAGATTTGTTTGTTTGGCTGGACTCCGAACGATCCCTTGTTAGTGAACCTCAAGATCCTTGGGTTCCTTGGGTTGTCAGTAACTTTAGTTTATTATGCAACAGGTTTCAGCTAGAGATCATAGCACATTGTTTTCCAAAAGTTTTATGTTACTTCTTGTGGTACCTACGTTGTAAAAGTAGTTTTCTCACAATTCCATACTGTGCATAGGTCAGGATTTGCGCCAGTCCGATCCCAGTGTTAGTCATGTATTTAGGCAGATTAAGCTCAAGATCATTGAGTTGTCAGTAGCTTTATTTATATCCATTATAATGCAATGGAACTCAGCCACAGGACGGAGCATCTGAGCTCCTTTCACAAATTTCACATTTCAACAAACCAAGCCATTTCGCCATGAAATTCTTGCTGTCCCATCttcaaaaactttaatattcCCTCGTGAGGGAGTAACGCTCTACAACTAGTTTTCTCACAACACCAAATTGTGCGTCGGATAGAATTTACGCCAGTCTGATCCCAACAGAGGACTTGTGACCCGTGAGGCTGAAAATGCGTAGGTTGTCCGCTATAATATTCTGTTTATACTCATATCTAGCTATCTATTTACTTTCCATGAAATACCTGAGACCGCATCGGATGTTTatgaagtttaaaaaaactcGACTTCATTCGAGacgaaatcttaaaaaaaaaattgtaagaagtTTGCTCTTCCGATAGTTATCCGAATAATTCCACCACAAAGGAGCTTACTACTGGGTCCGGAGATATAGCTCTAAAACTGGTTTGTCCAGCTAAAATAGTTTAGAAGGGACGACGAGAATGTCGCAACTCTGTCCTCTAAGCtccaaatgaaaattaataatgtCCTATAGTCTTTTCagtcaaaaattacatttatcatgcatttattttcttcttcgagggttttcatttcattttattaaagaaagaTCACTTTGATATAATCTGCAATATCCTCAAAGCGGTTAACCTGTTTTATAAGGCAAAGCAGTGTTATTAGATAACTTTTTTAAGGAATCTAAAACTACTTACTTCCTGCTGGCTGTCGCTCGAGTTTTCCTGAAAGTTCAAAGGACACAATAGAAAATTCTTTCTAGCCAAAATCATTATTACTCACACTGCACGTCTCACTTGAGTCGTCCTTCAAGTTAATCATATAAAATCGGAACGGTAGTTGATCCTTAGTACGCTTCCGCTTCAAAACTTCAACTAGATCATAAGCCACCACGTCCGAGAAACCCACACATTGCTTCAACCTAACCTCATTTAGTCTGCTGCATCGGCTCACGATGTATATTAGGTAGTCGAAGCAGTAGAAAAACCGTGATAAATACAAATACTCCAAGTTCGCAAGCTGTCCAATAATTACAGGGAAATTCAGTGGTACGCAGAGACCATCTCGTCCGATTTTCTTCGCAATGATACTGAGGTGCGTTAGCTGTTGCAGATGCGGCAAGTAATTGAGATTTCGGCACAAAACTTCAGCTTCGAGTGTGAGCTTCGTGATGCTGGTACGCGCGGCGAGTGTGCGAAAGAAACGTTGTGTCAAACGTGTCTCGGGTTCGTCAGCACATGTGCAGCGTGGAGGTGGTATTTGGAAGTTCTGATCTTGCACCGGTAGCAGTTCGTTTTGTATACAAGCGGCACAGGGATTCGTGTTGAAATTTCGCACTTCTATATTCCTTAATGATTGAAGAGTTTGTAATGTCATAATTGTATGCTCCAGGCGCCAGTCGATTTTGAGTGTAACGAGCGTCTCACAGCGCAACCACATGAGGTTCGTCAGATGCATAGCGACGTCGGTGAACGTGCTGTGTCGTATGTCAAGCGAGCTTAGTGATAACGAGTTCAGTATGTCTACTAAAAAGTAGTGGCTTAAATTTTCGCAGCCACTCAGTTGGAGCTCCTTAACATTGCTGAGCTCAGCGATATGTTTGCCTAAAATAAGAAGGTGAATTAGAAACGAAAGTGAGTTTGGCTTGAAAGAATAAGCAGCGAACTTTATAGTTTAGTTTTGTGCTAAATtatcctataaaatataatcTAGAGGACCGAACTCTATTGGATAATAAAGTTCAGAGCtctttccgaaaaaaaaaatctttggaCTCAGTACACTACTCTTTTCAGAACTTCTTACGAACTACGAAGGAGAAAACTAATGACATACCTGTAACTTTTGAGTTCCTTATAATAGATAGATTTTCCATATGTGTTAGATTAGCTAGGAACTCCACGTCCTCATTGCACAAAATGGTGCCATCTACAGAGAACCTTGTGATATTACGGAAAACGTTGCTGTCTTCAAAACGGAATATTCTAAGCATCTCCATGCCTAAAGGATTTTCGAGCGAAGCATCCGTTAAGTTTACCGTTCTGACATGTGGAAAAATTATCGATATGCTTTGCCATAGACGAAATGCATTCGTACCAGATATATCCAAAtcaattatattattgtattgtTTATTTCTCGGAAACTCTTCCTCGGCAATAATGCAATTTAGCAATCTTAAACGTTTCAGGTTTGGAAAATCTTCAAGTATCGTATCAAAGTTGAGCGCACGGTTATTGAGCACCATTTTTGTAGCGTGTGCGCAGCGCAGCTCGTTGAAAAAGTCCTTTCTTTCAGACGTGATCTCCAAATAAGCATCGTAGATGTCATTGTGTACAATTTTCGCTCTGCGGCAAGCGATTATTTTTAGATGTCGCTCTTCTTCGATGGCAGCGTTTTCAAAATCTTCACAAACGGTAGCGAATCGCTGTGAAACTGGTTGGTTTATAAGCCTTTTGTAGATCTCGAAGAGTACGTAAATGCTCAGTTGTACATTTGGTGGTGGATAGGGTATGATGAGACTGAAAGCGGAAAAGGAGGCGAGTAATAAAGAGACTTCCATAAAAGAGTTGAAAAATCCTTAGGAGACAAGATCTTGAGAACCGGAACTAGGGTTTCAAAATGTTTGTCTTAAATATGTTTCGTTGAAAATGGGAAACCAATCCGAACACCGATCTTCTCGGCCATAAGTTTGGTTTCAAATGTAGACAGATGATAACATTTTGAGAACCGCGTCACAAGATGTCGTATATCTGTTGCGGAACCTGGTTGTGGTAGTCTATGGATTTGGATAAAACTTTAGAAAGTTTCGAAATGATTTGT
This region includes:
- the LOC105232204 gene encoding uncharacterized protein LOC105232204 isoform X1; this encodes MERRWTSENKPILVKNALNSSDGDETETIILSNCDLEQSDIDVITTHFAYSTYLDLSYNEKIASINFKLTPTTLYLNNCTSLHEIKYSFSSCTLKILDISGCPIDYEEHFMNYDFPMLESLTLSWQPKADWRKLLGKLKALKSLTVENTDSRNTQVTGAKGTPRSYEALLLALSNCKHIKAVTLGGMLSVFDISHLSKLADRKLSFHIRHESGPHLSRLHNLRNLDTVYLEHVNDVTDADLLDLIKSCANLSKLTLDYCNGVTKAFIFSAAEYLRERDKDEPLKARLNLEMCGCVGITESIQEDPQYAKAESALSLILFFECKHPMTSYRNDLIIPYPPPNVQLSIYVLFEIYKRLINQPVSQRFATVCEDFENAAIEEERHLKIIACRRAKIVHNDIYDAYLEITSERKDFFNELRCAHATKMVLNNRALNFDTILEDFPNLKRLRLLNCIIAEEEFPRNKQYNNIIDLDISGTNAFRLWQSISIIFPHVRTVNLTDASLENPLGMEMLRIFRFEDSNVFRNITRFSVDGTILCNEDVEFLANLTHMENLSIIRNSKVTGKHIAELSNVKELQLSGCENLSHYFLVDILNSLSLSSLDIRHSTFTDVAMHLTNLMWLRCETLVTLKIDWRLEHTIMTLQTLQSLRNIEVRNFNTNPCAACIQNELLPVQDQNFQIPPPRCTCADEPETRLTQRFFRTLAARTSITKLTLEAEVLCRNLNYLPHLQQLTHLSIIAKKIGRDGLCVPLNFPVIIGQLANLEYLYLSRFFYCFDYLIYIVSRCSRLNEVRLKQCVGFSDVVAYDLVEVLKRKRTKDQLPFRFYMINLKDDSSETCSENSSDSQQEVNRFEDIADYIKVIFL
- the LOC105232204 gene encoding uncharacterized protein LOC105232204 isoform X2, which produces MNYDFPMLESLTLSWQPKADWRKLLGKLKALKSLTVENTDSRNTQVTGAKGTPRSYEALLLALSNCKHIKAVTLGGMLSVFDISHLSKLADRKLSFHIRHESGPHLSRLHNLRNLDTVYLEHVNDVTDADLLDLIKSCANLSKLTLDYCNGVTKAFIFSAAEYLRERDKDEPLKARLNLEMCGCVGITESIQEDPQYAKAESALSLILFFECKHPMTSYRNDLIIPYPPPNVQLSIYVLFEIYKRLINQPVSQRFATVCEDFENAAIEEERHLKIIACRRAKIVHNDIYDAYLEITSERKDFFNELRCAHATKMVLNNRALNFDTILEDFPNLKRLRLLNCIIAEEEFPRNKQYNNIIDLDISGTNAFRLWQSISIIFPHVRTVNLTDASLENPLGMEMLRIFRFEDSNVFRNITRFSVDGTILCNEDVEFLANLTHMENLSIIRNSKVTGKHIAELSNVKELQLSGCENLSHYFLVDILNSLSLSSLDIRHSTFTDVAMHLTNLMWLRCETLVTLKIDWRLEHTIMTLQTLQSLRNIEVRNFNTNPCAACIQNELLPVQDQNFQIPPPRCTCADEPETRLTQRFFRTLAARTSITKLTLEAEVLCRNLNYLPHLQQLTHLSIIAKKIGRDGLCVPLNFPVIIGQLANLEYLYLSRFFYCFDYLIYIVSRCSRLNEVRLKQCVGFSDVVAYDLVEVLKRKRTKDQLPFRFYMINLKDDSSETCSENSSDSQQEVNRFEDIADYIKVIFL